One Nocardioides oleivorans DNA segment encodes these proteins:
- a CDS encoding endonuclease: MTLHLGKGRSLASALVSTFVLTLSVVALPAVTAPAQAATPITVSQATGQQTGATQTVRGYVVGQPTATSTVVRSGFPSDYALAIADSASQTSTSSMLYVQVPSAFRAQWGLKSNPSLMGKQIDVTGALSAYFSHPGMTGTSAFADAGGATTPTDPPTTDPTTPPGAVDSPWDDTYYAPAVGKTGSALKSALHEIIDDNTRLSYDQVWTALKDTDQDPSNTANVLELYTGRSISKNSNGGGTGQWNREHVWAQSRGGFSTSAGPGTDLHHLRAEDVQVNGTRGNKDFDNGGSTVSGCSGCYSDSDSFEPRAAVKGDVARMLLYMAVRYNGDDGFNDLEMSSTVGSSSSQIGDLETLLAWNAADPVDAFEMRRNDRIHAQWQGNRNPFIDHPEWASAIWN; encoded by the coding sequence ATGACCCTTCATCTCGGGAAGGGCCGGTCGCTCGCGTCCGCCCTTGTGTCCACCTTCGTCCTGACCCTCTCCGTGGTCGCCCTGCCCGCCGTCACGGCTCCGGCACAGGCCGCCACCCCGATCACCGTCAGCCAGGCCACCGGCCAGCAGACGGGTGCCACGCAGACCGTGCGCGGCTACGTCGTCGGGCAGCCGACGGCCACCAGCACCGTCGTACGCTCCGGCTTCCCCAGCGACTACGCGCTGGCGATCGCCGACTCGGCGTCGCAGACCAGCACCTCGTCGATGCTCTACGTGCAGGTCCCCTCGGCCTTCCGCGCGCAGTGGGGCCTGAAGTCGAACCCGTCGCTGATGGGCAAGCAGATCGACGTGACCGGCGCGCTGTCGGCGTACTTCTCCCACCCGGGCATGACCGGCACGTCGGCCTTCGCGGACGCCGGTGGCGCCACGACGCCCACCGACCCGCCGACGACCGACCCGACGACGCCACCGGGCGCGGTCGACAGCCCGTGGGACGACACCTACTACGCGCCGGCGGTCGGCAAGACCGGGTCCGCGCTCAAGAGCGCGCTCCACGAGATCATCGACGACAACACCCGGCTGTCCTACGACCAGGTCTGGACCGCGCTGAAGGACACCGACCAGGACCCGAGCAACACCGCCAACGTCCTCGAGCTCTACACCGGCAGGTCGATCTCGAAGAACAGCAACGGCGGCGGCACCGGCCAGTGGAACCGCGAGCACGTGTGGGCCCAGTCGCGCGGCGGCTTCTCCACCAGCGCCGGTCCGGGCACCGACCTGCACCACCTCCGCGCCGAGGACGTCCAGGTCAACGGCACCCGCGGCAACAAGGACTTCGACAACGGCGGCTCGACCGTCTCTGGCTGCTCGGGCTGCTACAGCGACTCCGACTCCTTCGAGCCGCGCGCCGCGGTCAAGGGCGACGTCGCGCGGATGCTCCTCTACATGGCCGTGCGCTACAACGGCGACGACGGCTTCAACGACCTGGAGATGAGCTCCACGGTCGGCAGCTCGTCGTCGCAGATCGGCGACCTGGAGACCCTGCTGGCCTGGAACGCCGCCGACCCCGTCGACGCCTTCGAGATGCGACGCAACGACCGCATCCACGCGCAGTGGCAGGGCAACCGCAACCCGTTCATCGACCACCCCGAGTGGGCGAGCGCGATCTGGAACTGA
- a CDS encoding ABC transporter substrate-binding protein has product MTRTTPRHRIAGAALSSAVLLLTLSACGGSASGQSADSLSDVSLVFKGALTVCTDSPYAPFVYEQKGKLAGFDVDLAQEVADELEVDLDVIDVDFDDITSGDSLNNDVCDVAVSAMTITGERARVLDFSSPYFDAKQALITPRGSGLDTLEELAGQRVGVQKETTGETFMGDYAPDTTEVVTFADAAGLQAALDAGEIDAAMLDNTVSGEFVTQNRTLKLAREFDTGEQYGMAVKKDGNIPLLRSINSTLAQLREDGRYDKIYKKYFG; this is encoded by the coding sequence ATGACCCGCACCACTCCACGACACCGCATCGCCGGTGCCGCCCTCTCCTCCGCTGTCCTGCTGCTCACGCTCAGCGCGTGCGGCGGCAGCGCCAGCGGCCAGTCGGCCGACTCGCTCAGCGACGTGTCCCTGGTCTTCAAGGGCGCGCTCACCGTGTGCACCGACAGCCCCTACGCGCCGTTCGTCTACGAGCAGAAGGGCAAGCTGGCCGGCTTCGACGTCGACCTGGCCCAGGAGGTCGCCGACGAGCTGGAGGTCGACCTCGACGTCATCGACGTCGACTTCGACGACATCACCTCGGGCGACTCGCTCAACAACGACGTGTGCGACGTGGCCGTCTCGGCGATGACCATCACCGGTGAGCGGGCCCGCGTCCTCGACTTCTCCAGCCCCTACTTCGACGCCAAGCAGGCGCTGATCACGCCTCGCGGCTCGGGCCTCGACACCCTCGAGGAGCTGGCCGGCCAGCGCGTGGGCGTGCAGAAGGAGACGACCGGCGAGACCTTCATGGGCGACTACGCACCCGACACCACCGAGGTCGTCACCTTCGCCGACGCGGCGGGCCTCCAGGCCGCGCTCGACGCCGGCGAGATCGACGCGGCGATGCTCGACAACACGGTCTCGGGCGAGTTCGTCACCCAGAACCGCACGCTCAAGCTGGCCCGCGAGTTCGACACCGGTGAGCAGTACGGCATGGCGGTCAAGAAGGACGGCAACATCCCGCTGCTGCGCTCGATCAACAGCACGCTGGCCCAGCTCCGCGAGGACGGCCGCTACGACAAGATCTACAAGAAGTACTTCGGCTGA
- a CDS encoding DUF742 domain-containing protein: MTPPVEPDDDGYTPRLIRSYTITSGRTATSVDLAMEATLRLQAGAEAPVLTPSAAQVLEVCDRRSVAEVSALTKMPIGVTRVLLGDLIEQGLIRIQATITEKTSTDERLELIERTLRGLRNY; encoded by the coding sequence ATGACGCCGCCAGTCGAGCCTGACGACGACGGGTACACCCCTCGTCTGATCCGCTCCTACACCATCACCTCAGGTCGTACGGCAACCTCTGTCGACCTGGCCATGGAGGCCACGCTGCGCCTCCAGGCTGGTGCAGAGGCGCCCGTCCTCACCCCTTCCGCCGCGCAGGTTCTCGAGGTCTGCGACCGCCGTTCCGTGGCCGAGGTCTCGGCCCTGACCAAGATGCCGATCGGCGTCACCCGGGTGCTGCTGGGTGACCTCATCGAGCAGGGCTTGATCCGGATCCAGGCCACCATCACCGAGAAGACGTCGACAGATGAGCGTCTGGAGCTCATCGAAAGGACCCTCCGTGGACTTCGAAACTACTAA
- a CDS encoding roadblock/LC7 domain-containing protein: MSYETSVPGAAGDDRDLDWVMSRFVDDVPDAAHAILVSADGLLMASSTSIPGERAEQVAAVSSGLASLAVGAARLFEGGSVMQTIVEMEMGFLMLMSVGDGSNLTVLTTEEADIGQVGYEMALLVDRVGRTVEAQARVGTGG; encoded by the coding sequence ATGAGCTACGAAACCTCCGTCCCCGGCGCCGCTGGTGACGACCGCGACCTCGACTGGGTGATGTCGCGCTTCGTGGACGACGTCCCCGATGCCGCGCACGCGATCCTGGTCTCCGCCGACGGCCTCCTGATGGCCTCGAGCACCAGCATCCCGGGTGAGCGCGCCGAGCAGGTCGCGGCCGTCTCCTCCGGACTCGCCAGCCTCGCGGTGGGCGCCGCCCGCCTCTTCGAGGGCGGCTCGGTGATGCAGACCATCGTCGAGATGGAGATGGGCTTCCTGATGCTCATGAGCGTCGGTGACGGGTCCAACCTCACCGTGCTCACCACCGAGGAGGCCGACATCGGCCAGGTGGGCTACGAGATGGCCCTGCTCGTCGACCGCGTGGGACGTACCGTCGAGGCCCAGGCCCGCGTCGGTACGGGCGGCTGA
- a CDS encoding GTP pyrophosphokinase, with amino-acid sequence MSEQEPVREAVRSYAARQPQLVAATGAWVTLVRTLLDDAGIDYLSVTGRTKSVASFAAKANRTEGGEPLYRDPLEQITDQIGVRVITYVHSDVAAVAELLDDELTILDDRDLGEEMARSGRFGYASRHLLVRGDDGEGHQELAGERASIQLRTVLQHAWAEFEHDIRYKGSVPEDAAADLDRRFTLAAGLIELADREFSTIRRRIQVAAPGSTPEAEADHIVGQELATFLAGHYSDAGWSHTDHYDWIAGLLAQLGIDTVDDLADLLTSVDADAVIRRMGYRYPAGAVRRLDDALLAIFGEQYVTLEGNNHRVPLLRARLEKLTTPET; translated from the coding sequence ATGAGCGAGCAGGAGCCGGTGCGCGAGGCAGTGAGGTCGTACGCCGCCCGCCAGCCGCAGCTGGTGGCCGCGACGGGCGCGTGGGTGACGCTGGTGCGCACGCTCCTCGACGACGCCGGGATCGACTACCTGAGCGTCACCGGGCGCACCAAGAGCGTGGCGTCGTTCGCCGCGAAGGCCAACCGCACCGAGGGAGGCGAGCCGCTCTACCGCGACCCGCTCGAGCAGATCACCGACCAGATCGGCGTCCGCGTCATCACCTACGTCCACAGCGACGTCGCCGCCGTCGCCGAGCTGCTCGACGACGAGCTCACCATCCTCGACGACCGCGACCTCGGTGAGGAGATGGCACGCTCGGGCCGCTTCGGCTACGCCAGCCGCCACCTGCTCGTGCGGGGCGACGACGGCGAGGGGCACCAGGAGCTCGCCGGCGAGCGGGCCAGCATCCAGCTCCGCACGGTGCTGCAGCACGCGTGGGCCGAGTTCGAGCACGACATCCGCTACAAGGGCAGCGTCCCCGAGGACGCCGCCGCCGACCTCGACCGGCGCTTCACCCTCGCCGCCGGGCTGATCGAGCTGGCCGACCGGGAGTTCTCCACCATCCGCCGCCGGATCCAGGTCGCGGCCCCCGGGAGCACGCCCGAGGCCGAGGCCGACCACATCGTCGGCCAGGAGCTGGCGACCTTCCTCGCCGGCCACTACAGCGACGCCGGCTGGTCGCACACCGACCACTACGACTGGATCGCCGGGCTGCTCGCCCAGCTCGGCATCGACACCGTCGACGACCTCGCCGACCTGCTCACCTCGGTCGACGCCGACGCGGTGATCCGGCGGATGGGCTACCGCTACCCCGCCGGGGCCGTACGCCGTCTCGACGACGCGCTGCTGGCGATCTTCGGCGAGCAGTACGTCACCCTCGAGGGCAACAACCACCGCGTACCACTCCTGCGGGCTCGCCTCGAGAAGCTGACGACCCCCGAGACCTGA
- a CDS encoding GTP-binding protein: MDFETTKAQRAAASTKIVIAGGFGVGKSTLVGAVSEIDPLRTEALVTNESEGVDDLAAVPTKATTTVAMDFGRLTLAEDLVLYLFGTPGQRRFWFMWDDLCRGAIGAIVLVDVARLDESFSPLDYFESKGIPFIVAVNEFDGVPRYPAEEIAAALALPADVPIISLDARDREQAKGALVKITEYALMRLRESLTVNAN, encoded by the coding sequence GTGGACTTCGAAACTACTAAGGCACAGCGCGCGGCTGCGTCGACGAAGATCGTCATTGCCGGCGGCTTCGGCGTCGGCAAGTCGACGCTCGTCGGCGCCGTCTCGGAGATCGACCCGCTGCGCACCGAGGCACTCGTCACCAACGAGTCCGAGGGCGTCGACGATCTCGCCGCCGTGCCCACCAAGGCCACCACCACCGTGGCCATGGACTTCGGCCGACTGACCCTGGCGGAGGACCTGGTCCTCTACCTCTTCGGCACGCCCGGCCAGCGCCGTTTCTGGTTCATGTGGGACGACCTGTGCCGCGGCGCCATCGGCGCCATCGTGCTGGTCGACGTGGCCCGGCTCGACGAGTCCTTCTCGCCGCTGGACTACTTCGAGTCCAAGGGCATCCCGTTCATCGTCGCCGTCAACGAGTTCGACGGCGTTCCGCGCTACCCCGCCGAGGAGATCGCCGCCGCGCTGGCCCTGCCCGCCGACGTACCGATCATCAGCCTCGACGCCCGCGACCGCGAGCAGGCCAAGGGTGCGCTCGTGAAGATCACCGAATACGCCCTCATGCGACTGCGCGAGTCGCTCACCGTGAATGCGAACTGA
- a CDS encoding calcium:proton antiporter, which translates to MSRPSWTTLAPVVALVVLVPAWFAHPESPVVLGVLALLLVGAVLAAVHHAEVVAHRVGEPYGSLVLAVAVTIIEVGLIVTLMVTADKDASGLARDTVFAAVMITVNGIVGISLLVGALKHRLAVFNPEGTGAALATVIALAVLCLVVPSVTTSEPGPEFTGAQLAFAAIASLALYGMFVFTQTIRHRDFFLPVEQGQHTPTVMSSGGGDSFEHAPVDLDEDGHADPPTDRAALASLGLLVVSLVAVVGLAKIESPAIENGVAALGFPQAVVGVVIALLVLAPETIAAVRAAARNRVQVSLNLALGSAMASIGLTIPAIAIASIWLEGPLELGLNQLQTVLLLLTAAVAILTVVPGRTKPLQGGVHLVLLASFLFLTIAP; encoded by the coding sequence ATGAGCAGGCCATCCTGGACGACCCTCGCCCCCGTCGTGGCACTCGTGGTGCTCGTGCCGGCATGGTTCGCCCATCCCGAGAGCCCCGTGGTGCTGGGCGTCCTCGCCCTCCTGCTGGTCGGCGCGGTGCTGGCCGCGGTGCACCACGCCGAGGTCGTCGCGCACCGGGTCGGTGAGCCCTACGGCTCACTCGTGCTGGCGGTCGCGGTCACGATCATCGAGGTCGGCCTGATCGTCACGCTCATGGTGACCGCCGACAAGGACGCCTCCGGCCTGGCGCGTGACACCGTCTTCGCGGCCGTGATGATCACCGTCAACGGCATCGTCGGCATCTCGCTGCTCGTCGGCGCGCTCAAGCACCGCCTCGCGGTGTTCAACCCCGAGGGCACCGGAGCCGCGCTCGCGACCGTCATCGCGCTCGCCGTGCTCTGCCTCGTCGTGCCGTCCGTGACGACGTCGGAGCCAGGCCCGGAGTTCACCGGCGCCCAGCTGGCCTTCGCCGCGATCGCCTCGCTCGCCCTCTACGGCATGTTCGTCTTCACCCAGACCATCCGGCACCGCGACTTCTTCCTACCGGTGGAGCAGGGCCAGCACACCCCGACCGTGATGTCGTCGGGCGGGGGCGACTCCTTCGAGCACGCGCCGGTCGACCTCGACGAGGACGGGCACGCCGACCCGCCGACCGACCGCGCCGCCCTGGCCAGCCTCGGCCTGCTCGTCGTCTCGCTCGTCGCCGTCGTCGGGCTCGCCAAGATCGAGTCGCCCGCCATCGAGAACGGCGTCGCCGCGCTCGGCTTCCCCCAGGCCGTGGTCGGCGTCGTGATCGCGCTGCTCGTCCTCGCGCCGGAGACGATCGCGGCCGTCCGCGCGGCCGCCCGCAACCGGGTCCAGGTCAGCCTCAACCTCGCCCTCGGCTCGGCGATGGCCTCCATCGGCCTCACCATCCCCGCCATCGCGATCGCCAGCATCTGGCTGGAGGGCCCGCTCGAGCTCGGCCTCAACCAGCTCCAGACGGTCCTGCTCCTGCTGACCGCCGCGGTGGCCATCCTCACGGTGGTCCCCGGTCGCACCAAGCCGCTGCAGGGCGGGGTGCACCTCGTGCTCCTCGCGTCGTTCCTGTTCCTCACGATCGCGCCGTAG
- a CDS encoding sensor histidine kinase, with the protein MTQDAARPAKGLGSSVAGWPLRRKIALALAVPLVLAGVLGGLRVASDYGDSRQASRSAQQVTIIQPAVDYLTAAESAMVAAQSDSAASQGDKIDAIDDIVTNAEALTQARDTADLDELQTAHVDALLDLSQAIRGDGAQNLGPATWVALVRQLESSVSQLITSVNAAQETPEPRLEQLSQAMSGRLSLALQQGLISTTLAQSTSQDLFSEVGVEAAAIDRLAGSVEGAEAETSQLRTQNTRHANEIRDNSATNLDGRDAYTSYDTITETLISGVTASLDSAASAAQRNALLGALLTLSALAAAIFLALLVARSLLEPIGKVRDGALAVARHRLPDAVARIRSGQEPEPIRTIDVTTNEEIGQVARAVDDLHRQAIHLASGEAQLRQTVNAMFVTLSRRSTSLVNQQLAQIERLEHDEEDPKRLESLFRLDHLASRMRRTADSLLILADAPNRAAGQFSLSVGEALQAATSGVQDYQRVQILSHIGTRVSDDAAADLVHLLTELVDNALTYSPPAEPVRLAAKLGTDGVTITVTDSGLGVPPAELEQLNRDLEHGAEATPDTARRMGLFVVSRLAERHGIVATLSRNAGGGMTATVVLPTSVLPELPQTGAPAPAASLREMAEALESPVPAAAAPAVAAAAATEVVESKREARNRSRAEKAEAKAAEKAARKDAAAKVVAPTPEPEPVVEAPVVTEDRPPLESLLPRREPGANMPRTGADAFLPPETSGVTGPLFGKREPKPVEEPAAAPVASAEPVAGDTTESEPAAEKTAEKVARVVPITALAARQRAQAEAEARAAEAAAAETSSEPESEPASEHVSEPASEHVSEGTVEQPVAEESVEEAPVAETPVAQAPVEPPIFEPYRSRESSTASSPVPDPLSDPLPADAFDDEPSSAEPAEAEPVVAEPVAEEIAEEPVADEPVADEPVADEPVEERFEEPVVEPEPVVAEPVAHVHDEVEVDYNDPLGLGTPSTQVVEPEPEPEPEPEPVVAETPAWEPELPAHQPVVAYEPEPAQPVAPSYGDTLTETVAETATVTETRTETFTETSTETEVPVEEPAAFAEPTYDAPAARAETAYEPGHASNGISPEGVAPARIGGDSPIFKSMRSGWLAGDGQGEFHQTEVDRGWEIAEHVAEEAPVAESTVAGLPRRAPGERLVPGSVTPPTAAKTRDPEAIRRRLQAHKAGVSRGRAAAQSSTQHTEAGPA; encoded by the coding sequence ATGACCCAGGATGCAGCCCGGCCCGCCAAGGGCTTGGGTAGTTCTGTCGCCGGCTGGCCGCTGCGCCGCAAGATCGCGCTCGCCCTGGCCGTGCCGCTGGTCCTCGCCGGTGTCCTCGGCGGCCTGCGCGTGGCGAGCGACTACGGCGACTCGCGCCAGGCTTCGCGGAGCGCCCAGCAGGTCACGATCATCCAGCCCGCGGTCGACTACCTGACCGCCGCCGAGTCCGCCATGGTCGCCGCGCAGTCCGACTCCGCCGCCAGCCAGGGCGACAAGATCGACGCGATCGACGACATCGTCACCAACGCCGAGGCGCTGACCCAGGCCCGCGACACCGCCGACCTCGACGAGCTCCAGACCGCGCACGTGGACGCGCTCCTCGACCTCAGCCAGGCCATCCGCGGTGACGGCGCCCAGAACCTCGGCCCCGCCACCTGGGTCGCGCTGGTCCGCCAGCTCGAGTCGAGCGTCTCCCAGCTCATCACCAGCGTGAACGCCGCCCAGGAGACGCCCGAGCCGCGCCTCGAGCAGCTCTCGCAGGCCATGAGCGGTCGACTCTCGCTCGCCCTCCAGCAGGGCCTGATCTCCACCACGCTGGCCCAGTCCACCTCGCAGGACCTCTTCTCGGAGGTCGGCGTCGAGGCGGCCGCCATCGACCGTCTCGCCGGTTCGGTCGAGGGCGCCGAGGCCGAGACGTCCCAGCTCCGCACGCAGAACACCCGGCACGCCAACGAGATCCGTGACAACTCCGCCACGAACCTCGACGGCCGCGACGCCTACACGTCCTACGACACGATCACCGAGACCCTCATCTCAGGTGTCACCGCCTCGCTCGACAGCGCCGCCTCGGCTGCCCAGCGCAACGCGCTCCTCGGTGCGCTGCTCACGCTCTCCGCCCTCGCCGCCGCGATCTTCCTGGCCCTCCTCGTGGCCCGCAGCCTCCTCGAGCCGATCGGCAAGGTGCGGGACGGAGCCCTCGCGGTCGCCCGTCACCGCCTGCCCGACGCGGTCGCCCGCATCCGTTCCGGTCAGGAGCCGGAGCCGATCAGGACGATCGACGTCACCACCAACGAGGAGATCGGCCAGGTCGCGCGAGCGGTCGACGACCTCCACCGCCAGGCCATCCACCTCGCCTCCGGCGAGGCCCAGCTGCGGCAGACCGTCAACGCGATGTTCGTGACGCTGTCGCGTCGCTCGACCTCGCTGGTCAACCAGCAGCTCGCCCAGATCGAGCGCCTCGAGCACGACGAGGAAGACCCCAAGCGACTCGAGTCGCTGTTCCGCCTCGACCACCTCGCCTCGCGGATGCGTCGTACGGCCGACTCGCTCCTGATCCTCGCCGACGCCCCGAACCGTGCCGCCGGCCAGTTCAGCCTCAGCGTCGGAGAGGCCCTCCAGGCCGCGACCTCCGGTGTGCAGGACTACCAGCGCGTGCAGATCCTGTCGCACATCGGCACCCGGGTCAGCGACGACGCCGCAGCCGACCTCGTGCACCTGCTCACCGAGCTGGTGGACAACGCCCTCACCTACTCGCCGCCGGCCGAGCCGGTCCGCCTCGCCGCCAAGCTCGGCACCGACGGCGTCACCATCACCGTCACCGACTCCGGCCTGGGCGTGCCCCCGGCCGAGCTCGAGCAGCTCAACCGCGACCTCGAGCACGGCGCCGAGGCCACCCCGGACACCGCCCGCCGCATGGGCCTGTTCGTGGTCTCCCGCCTCGCCGAGCGCCACGGCATCGTCGCGACGCTGTCGCGCAACGCCGGTGGCGGCATGACGGCCACCGTCGTGCTCCCGACGTCCGTGCTGCCCGAGCTCCCGCAGACCGGTGCGCCGGCCCCGGCGGCCAGCCTGCGCGAGATGGCCGAGGCCCTCGAGTCGCCGGTTCCCGCCGCGGCCGCTCCTGCCGTTGCCGCGGCCGCCGCGACCGAGGTCGTGGAGTCCAAGCGCGAGGCCCGCAACCGCTCCCGCGCCGAGAAGGCCGAGGCCAAGGCTGCGGAGAAGGCCGCCAGGAAGGACGCCGCGGCCAAGGTCGTCGCGCCGACGCCCGAGCCCGAGCCGGTCGTCGAGGCCCCGGTCGTCACCGAGGACCGCCCGCCGCTCGAGAGCCTGCTCCCGCGCCGCGAGCCCGGCGCCAACATGCCCCGCACGGGCGCCGACGCCTTCCTGCCGCCGGAGACCTCCGGCGTCACGGGACCGCTGTTCGGCAAGCGTGAGCCCAAGCCCGTCGAGGAGCCCGCGGCCGCGCCCGTCGCGTCCGCCGAGCCCGTCGCCGGGGACACCACCGAGTCGGAGCCGGCCGCCGAGAAGACCGCGGAGAAGGTCGCTCGGGTCGTCCCGATCACGGCGCTCGCCGCCCGCCAGCGCGCCCAGGCCGAGGCCGAGGCCCGCGCTGCCGAGGCCGCTGCCGCCGAGACCTCGTCCGAGCCCGAGTCCGAGCCCGCGTCGGAGCACGTGTCGGAGCCCGCGTCGGAGCACGTGTCGGAGGGGACGGTCGAGCAGCCCGTCGCGGAGGAGTCCGTCGAGGAGGCTCCGGTCGCGGAGACGCCCGTCGCGCAGGCGCCGGTCGAGCCCCCGATCTTCGAGCCCTACCGTTCGCGCGAGTCGTCCACCGCCTCCAGCCCGGTTCCGGACCCGCTGTCCGACCCGCTGCCCGCGGACGCCTTCGACGACGAGCCGTCCTCGGCGGAGCCGGCCGAGGCCGAGCCGGTCGTGGCGGAGCCCGTGGCCGAGGAGATCGCCGAGGAGCCCGTCGCCGACGAGCCCGTCGCCGACGAGCCCGTCGCCGATGAGCCCGTCGAGGAGCGCTTCGAGGAGCCCGTCGTCGAGCCCGAGCCGGTCGTCGCCGAGCCCGTCGCGCACGTGCACGACGAGGTCGAGGTCGACTACAACGACCCGCTGGGCCTCGGGACGCCGAGCACGCAGGTCGTCGAGCCCGAGCCGGAGCCCGAGCCCGAGCCCGAGCCGGTGGTGGCCGAGACCCCCGCCTGGGAGCCGGAGCTGCCGGCCCACCAGCCGGTCGTCGCCTACGAGCCCGAGCCCGCGCAGCCGGTCGCCCCGAGCTACGGCGACACCCTCACCGAGACCGTCGCGGAGACGGCCACCGTCACCGAGACCCGCACCGAGACCTTCACCGAGACCTCGACCGAGACCGAGGTCCCGGTCGAGGAGCCCGCGGCCTTCGCCGAGCCGACGTACGACGCCCCGGCCGCCCGCGCCGAGACGGCGTACGAGCCGGGTCATGCGAGCAACGGCATCTCGCCCGAGGGCGTGGCGCCGGCCCGGATCGGCGGGGACTCGCCGATCTTCAAGTCCATGCGGTCAGGCTGGCTCGCCGGTGATGGCCAGGGCGAGTTCCACCAGACCGAGGTGGACCGCGGATGGGAGATCGCCGAGCACGTCGCGGAGGAGGCTCCCGTGGCCGAATCCACCGTCGCCGGACTCCCTCGTCGTGCCCCCGGAGAGCGCCTCGTTCCGGGTAGCGTTACCCCGCCCACTGCAGCCAAGACGCGCGACCCGGAAGCGATCCGTCGCCGGCTCCAGGCCCACAAGGCCGGTGTCAGCCGTGGTCGAGCTGCAGCCCAAAGTTCCACTCAGCACACGGAAGCAGGCCCCGCATGA
- a CDS encoding DUF2237 family protein: MSERNVLGGELDPCGTDPVTGYHRDGTCTVGPRDVGLHAICAVMTEEFLAHQKAVGNDLSTPRPEWSFPGLVPGDRWCVVATRWLDAYADGLAAPVVLAATSERALDVVPLEVLRAHSVDVPPDLSAME; the protein is encoded by the coding sequence ATGAGCGAGCGCAACGTCCTCGGTGGCGAGCTGGACCCGTGCGGGACCGACCCGGTGACGGGCTACCACCGCGACGGCACGTGCACCGTCGGCCCGCGCGACGTCGGTCTCCATGCGATCTGCGCGGTGATGACCGAGGAGTTCCTCGCCCACCAGAAGGCGGTCGGCAACGACCTGTCGACCCCGCGCCCGGAGTGGAGCTTCCCCGGCCTGGTGCCGGGCGACCGCTGGTGCGTCGTCGCGACGCGCTGGCTCGATGCGTACGCCGACGGCCTCGCCGCCCCGGTCGTCCTGGCCGCGACCTCCGAGCGCGCGCTCGACGTCGTACCGCTCGAGGTGCTCCGGGCACACTCCGTCGACGTGCCGCCCGACCTCAGCGCGATGGAGTGA
- a CDS encoding acyl-ACP desaturase, with amino-acid sequence MAALDTTQLLTELEPVVEENLNRHLGIADEWMPHEYVPWSLGRDFADLGGDPWEVAQSQLSPIARTALEVNLLTEDNLPSYHREIDRAFGRDSAWGTWVNRWTAEEGRHAFCIRDYLLVTRGVDPVELERARMETMESGYEALDKSLLNVCAYVSFQELATRISHRNTGRYTAEPIAEKLLSRVAKDENLHMIFYRNLVAAALQLAPSQTMRAITEEVVDFQMPGSVIPGFSRKAVQMAKAGIYDLRIHHDDIVTPLLRQWGVWDLEDLDEDGEKAREELAAAVSALDVEATRFVERRAEAEAKRAARQSS; translated from the coding sequence GTGGCCGCTCTCGACACCACCCAGCTGCTGACCGAGCTCGAGCCGGTGGTGGAGGAGAACCTCAACCGTCACCTGGGCATCGCCGACGAGTGGATGCCGCACGAGTACGTCCCGTGGAGCCTCGGGCGCGACTTCGCCGACCTGGGCGGCGACCCGTGGGAGGTCGCCCAGTCGCAGCTGTCGCCGATCGCGCGCACGGCGCTCGAGGTCAACCTGCTGACCGAGGACAACCTCCCGAGCTACCACCGCGAGATCGACCGTGCGTTCGGCCGGGACAGCGCCTGGGGGACGTGGGTGAACCGCTGGACCGCCGAGGAGGGCCGGCACGCCTTCTGCATCCGCGACTACCTCCTGGTCACCCGCGGCGTCGACCCCGTCGAGCTGGAGCGGGCCCGGATGGAGACGATGGAGTCCGGCTACGAGGCGCTCGACAAGTCCCTGCTCAACGTCTGCGCCTACGTCTCGTTCCAGGAGCTCGCCACCCGCATCTCGCACCGCAACACCGGCCGCTACACCGCCGAGCCCATCGCCGAGAAGCTGCTGAGCCGGGTCGCCAAGGACGAGAACCTGCACATGATCTTCTACCGCAACCTCGTCGCCGCGGCCCTCCAGCTCGCGCCCAGCCAGACGATGCGCGCGATCACCGAGGAGGTCGTCGACTTCCAGATGCCGGGCAGCGTGATCCCCGGCTTCTCACGCAAGGCCGTGCAGATGGCGAAGGCCGGGATCTACGACCTGCGCATCCACCACGACGACATCGTCACCCCGCTGCTGCGCCAGTGGGGCGTCTGGGACCTCGAGGACCTCGACGAGGACGGCGAGAAGGCGCGCGAGGAGCTCGCCGCCGCGGTGTCGGCCCTCGACGTCGAGGCCACCCGCTTCGTGGAGCGCCGCGCGGAGGCCGAGGCGAAGCGGGCGGCGCGCCAGTCGTCCTGA